The Brassica rapa cultivar Chiifu-401-42 chromosome A10, CAAS_Brap_v3.01, whole genome shotgun sequence genome segment TTAGAAGCCACTGAGGCTGAAACACAAAACCATGAAACCATATATGTAAGTTTTAGACTATCACCTATATATGTGTTCTCATAGgcttctttttcttatctttaaactatatatttttactaatgATGTGTAGGGAAAGGAGTTACCATTACCTCATGAATCAGAAGATATGATGGATGATGTAGCCACTCCAATCATAGACCCTCAAGAGATTCCACGAGGTAAAATGTAGATTATGATTTATAAAagcctataaataatttataaagactTACAAATATGTGTAGTTTATAAGAGCAATAAATAGTTTACAAGGGCTTCtaaatctatataaaattttgacaattatTTTGAAGGGCTTATAAGGTTTTAtgaagatttataaaataaggTAATATATAAAGACctataaacaattttaaaagatttataaatctgtataaaatgatttacaaattttgacaataattaataaagacTTATGAATctctatataataatttataagggttaataaaattttttaaaaagcatataaatattttgcagAAGCTTGTTAatctataatagtttataaaaccGTTTTCTAAGCATTAAACCATAAATAAACTTGGGCCTTAAACATTGATAATCGAAATTGGGCCTtagtgtaaaaaaaataaaaccgtCACGAATTAGGGTAAAAAGTCGGGACTTTTCATCGCCTTCCTCCGTTCGCGTCTCTTCTGATACAGAGCTGAAGCGCATCTTTTGATCTCTATTTATACTCCGCCGTTCTACATTTCTTTGGTTACAAAAACTTACTTTTCACCATCGATTTCTCTTAACTCCGGTAATGTTATTGGTTCTTCTTAGCGATTCTTCTTCTCACTCTGTCATTTGCGATATATTTCATTGCTAGTTCTTTCGTTTTTGATGTGGTTAATCGATTTTAGAATGATCTATTATGATTTACAAGTGTTGATAAACAAAACCTTTATAAGTCATTATAAAACATATCTTTGACATTGCCATTTTGAATTGTTTCAGGTGAAACGATGAGTGAGTCTAATGACAAGATTGCTTTGCCAAAAAGAATCTCCGAAACTGGTACAAAAGGAGTCGTATTGCAAAGAATTAACAAGCGCTCCAATCTGAAGTTGGTTGGTAAAGTTGAAACCCTTTTGGGCAAAGAATTCAAGAAGCTTGAAGATTCATTCTTGGCTCCGGTAATTAAGATGGGAAGGAAGCAGAAGCTTATGGTGTTTTCAAGGCATTTGATTCATCACTTACTCTTAAGGAGAATTGATATAGGCGAGAAGGGTTTGTGGTTTACTTTTGGAGAACAACTAATGAGGTTTTCTCTAAGAGAATTCCACTTGACAACGGGTCTGCCTTGTGTtgttgataaagatgaagatgaagccgAGACTTCagcaacaaaaaagaagaagaaagatccaTGGATGAACAAGAATCAAACTCTAAACACCTTGCTTAAGCTTCTTGTCGAAAAGAGTAAAGAGCTTACTGCTGATCAGAGATTAAGATTGGGAGCTACAATCCTTGTGGAAGGGATATTGATGGCAAGCAATCCGGTGACAAGTATTCCAGAAGAGCGTCTGCTTAGAGCTAGAAATTTCAAAGAGTTTTGCAAGTATCCCTGGGGGAATTTGGCCTTTGATTATTTACTGAAAGAAGTGAAGAGCTTTACCTATGCAAAGCTGACGGAGAATAATCAATACGCGATTTGTGGCTTTATATATGCGCTTCAGCTCTGGGCGTTATCTTCTGTGAATCAACTAGGCACATTCTTTGGTATTAGCGATGATGGAATTCAGTTTCCCTTGTGCTTGCATTGGAAAGAAACCAAAGCGCTTACTATTGAGGAGGTTAACAGATTCGACCAAATGGAGAAGGTAACCgtttataatgttttataaaacTGTTTTAGTCTTTGCATTCTTCTTTTACCGATTGTTTGATCATATGCAAACACTTGTCAGGTTGATGTCAAATGTATCCTTGGAGATCCCGGATTGCATAGCGACTTGGTTGAAGATGTTGACTGTGAATTTGGAAGAGTTGTTGATCTTGTCAAAAGAGGATATCGTTTGAAGAGACAAGATTGGCTCAATAGAAGTGTCGACATTGCCGTTGCTGAAGCTGAAGTGGACGAAAATAATTCTGTTCCTGGGATTGATGCAACTGATCAAGAAAAGATTGAATTCCTCAATAATAAGGTAGTGTCTCTTGAAGAAAGAGTGAAGTACCTTGAAGGTCTTTTGAACATTCGTGGAGAAACTGTGAAGGTAAACTACTTTCTATATTTGTTTCGTGTTGTAAATGACAAAAAGATTCATATGCTTCTAACTTGTAACAGGAAACTGAGAAGTCAAAAGAAACTGAAGCCGCCACAAAAACCAAGGTTTGCTATCTATAACGTCTTCATATTCTTAATACAATGTGTGTGAGCTCACATATAATATTTCAGGTAAATGGACAGAATGCCGATTATGAACTTGACGAAAATGAAGTTTTAGGAGTTTATATAGATGCCAAAAGAAAGGAAATCGCTaaggttattttatttttgatattttataatgttGTTATTAAATTCGAAATTGCTAAgctagttttttttcttgtaatatTAGAGAAAGAAGAATGGTGTAAGACCTCCACGTGAAGTAGGACATCAAGATGAAGATGATGTAGAAGTCGAAGTCAATGAAGTAAGCTTATTTATAACACTTTATAAATTGAAAACCGTTATAGAAttataaatcattaaaaatatgtaattttttttttaaaataggaacaaccacaagaagaagaggaacaacaacaagaagatgATACAGAAGACGATGTGGACGATGGTGATAAAGAGAGTGAAAATCCGGAAACCAATGAAGTAAGctgatttataaatctttaaaaaCTGAACAatcgttttaaatttataaatcattataaatatgtaatcctTTTATTGAAATAGGGACAGACACAAGAGGAAGAGGAACAACACCAAGAGGATGACGCAGAAGTCAATGAAGTAAGCTTATTTATAACCCTTTATAAATTGAAAACCGTTATAGAATTATAAATCATTAAGAAtatgtaatctttttttttttaaataggaacagccacaagaagaagaggaacaacaagaagaagaggatacAGAAGACGATGTGGACGACGGTGATAAAGAGAGTGAAAATCCGGAAACCAATGAAGTAAGctgatttataaatctttataaactgaacaatcgttttaaatttataaatcattataaatatgtaatcctTTAATTGAAATAGGAACAGAAACAAGAGGAAGAGGAGCAACAACAAGAGGATGACACAGAAGTCAATACAGATGTTGACGTCGGTGCTAAGGAAAATGGATCTGAAAACCCCGTGAAAGGTTCAAAGAAACGTGGAAGAAAGGTAAATATCTCTCAGtgtataagggtttataaaatgtTGTTTAGTATAATCtatgtaactttttttattgtgtcaTCAAAATTGAAGGATGGAGAAGAAAATGAGGATGCATATGAAAAGCCCGTGAAGGTTACAAGGAAAAGTGAAAGAGTAACTAAGGTAAATATCTCTCTGTGTATAATGCTTTATAAAATGCTGTTTAGTATAATCaatgtaactttttttattgtgtcaTCAAAATTGAAGGGTGGAGAAGTAAATGAGGATGCATCTGAAAAGCCCATGAAGGGTACAAGGAAAAGTAAAAGAGGAACTAAGGTGAATATCTCTCAGtgtataagggtttataaaatgcTGTTTAGTATAATCaatgtaactttttttattgtgtcaTCAAAATTGAAGGGTGGAGAAGTAAATGAGGATGCATCTGAAAAGCCCATGAAGGGTACAAGGAAAAGTAAAAGAGGAACTAAGGTGAATATCTCTCTGTGTATAATGCTTTATAAAATGTTGTTTAGTATACTCtatgtaactttttttattgtgtcaTCAAAATTGAAGGATGGAGAAGAAAATGAGTATGCATATGAAAAGCCCGTGAAGGTTACAAGGAAAAGTGAAAGAGTAACTAAGGTAAATATCTCTCTGtgtataatagtttataaaatgtTCTTTCTGATTATCATTTCTGATTTACAAAGGCTGTTATTAAAATCGAAATTGCTAAGTTATTTATTTGTCTTGTA includes the following:
- the LOC117128925 gene encoding uncharacterized protein LOC117128925 isoform X16, whose protein sequence is MKNNLKKKGKLLSIAKDCEVEVSIQEDGFRGSWYRAILEQNPTRVTGKKLRVSYKTMFNEDGVSPLKETIERSFIRPVPPECLNEGVVFKEGSVVDAYFNNGWWTGVIVVERPDGSFLVYFDDPPDIMRFIRSQLRPHADWIGSKWVKSKNKVLSQHMFTRGKLVEMTREISESEKEKIWVRALVITEVRKQGDDRRKFLIKRCTISQNSSDEAEGKHLIVDICKIRPSPPRDLCAEYSLNDYVEVVVTHGWRKGRVTEILLENKYKVYFAATKEDAVFNYTEIRLSMEWLGGGSWIRAHEREFENNAGTPIRPGQDSPSNTLATDEDDTLNDDATKIRSDQESPSITLVLESNEEDKVNDDATEITSSLERHRNTSVLEATEAETQNHETIYGKELPLPHESEDMMDDVATPIIDPQEIPRGETMSESNDKIALPKRISETGTKGVVLQRINKRSNLKLVGKVETLLGKEFKKLEDSFLAPVIKMGRKQKLMVFSRHLIHHLLLRRIDIGEKGLWFTFGEQLMRFSLREFHLTTGLPCVVDKDEDEAETSATKKKKKDPWMNKNQTLNTLLKLLVEKSKELTADQRLRLGATILVEGILMASNPVTSIPEERLLRARNFKEFCKYPWGNLAFDYLLKEVKSFTYAKLTENNQYAICGFIYALQLWALSSVNQLGTFFGISDDGIQFPLCLHWKETKALTIEEVNRFDQMEKVDVKCILGDPGLHSDLVEDVDCEFGRVVDLVKRGYRLKRQDWLNRSVDIAVAEAEVDENNSVPGIDATDQEKIEFLNNKVVSLEERVKYLEGLLNIRGETVKETEKSKETEAATKTKVNGQNADYELDENEVLGVYIDAKRKEIAKRKKNGVRPPREVGHQDEDDVEVEVNEEQPQEEEEQQQEDDTEDDVDDGDKESENPETNEGQTQEEEEQHQEDDAEVNEEQPQEEEEQQEEEDTEDDVDDGDKESENPETNEEQKQEEEEQQQEDDTEVNTDVDVGAKENGSENPVKGSKKRGRKVNISQCIRVYKMLFSIIYVTFFIVSSKLKDGEENEDAYEKPVKVTRKSERVTKGKKKGVTPPREVQQQVEDHAETNEDGEGNEDASKKHVKFTKKNGRGNKEHNVGTPKSKKQKKQFEKDSADDVIGSVLEDLKNAD
- the LOC117128925 gene encoding uncharacterized protein LOC117128925 isoform X15, with amino-acid sequence MKNNLKKKGKLLSIAKDCEVEVSIQEDGFRGSWYRAILEQNPTRVTGKKLRVSYKTMFNEDGVSPLKETIERSFIRPVPPECLNEGVVFKEGSVVDAYFNNGWWTGVIVVERPDGSFLVYFDDPPDIMRFIRSQLRPHADWIGSKWVKSKNKVLSQHMFTRGKLVEMTREISESEKEKIWVRALVITEVRKQGDDRRKFLIKRCTISQNSSDEAEGKHLIVDICKIRPSPPRDLCAEYSLNDYVEVVVTHGWRKGRVTEILLENKYKVYFAATKEDAVFNYTEIRLSMEWLGGGSWIRAHEREFENNAGTPIRPGQDSPSNTLATDEDDTLNDDATKIRSDQESPSITLVLESNEEDKVNDDATEITSSLERHRNTSVLEATEAETQNHETIYGKELPLPHESEDMMDDVATPIIDPQEIPRGETMSESNDKIALPKRISETGTKGVVLQRINKRSNLKLVGKVETLLGKEFKKLEDSFLAPVIKMGRKQKLMVFSRHLIHHLLLRRIDIGEKGLWFTFGEQLMRFSLREFHLTTGLPCVVDKDEDEAETSATKKKKKDPWMNKNQTLNTLLKLLVEKSKELTADQRLRLGATILVEGILMASNPVTSIPEERLLRARNFKEFCKYPWGNLAFDYLLKEVKSFTYAKLTENNQYAICGFIYALQLWALSSVNQLGTFFGISDDGIQFPLCLHWKETKALTIEEVNRFDQMEKVDVKCILGDPGLHSDLVEDVDCEFGRVVDLVKRGYRLKRQDWLNRSVDIAVAEAEVDENNSVPGIDATDQEKIEFLNNKVVSLEERVKYLEGLLNIRGETVKETEKSKETEAATKTKVNGQNADYELDENEVLGVYIDAKRKEIAKRKKNGVRPPREVGHQDEDDVEVEVNEEQPQEEEEQQQEDDTEDDVDDGDKESENPETNEGQTQEEEEQHQEDDAEVNEEQPQEEEEQQEEEDTEDDVDDGDKESENPETNEEQKQEEEEQQQEDDTEVNTDVDVGAKENGSENPVKGSKKRGRKDGEENEDAYEKPVKVTRKSERVTKGGEVNEDASEKPMKGTRKSKRGTKGGEVNEDASEKPMKGTRKSKRGTKDGEENEYAYEKPVKVTRKSERVTKGKKKGVTPPREVQQQVEDHAETNEDGEGNEDASKKHVKFTKKNGRGNKEHNVGTPKSKKQKKQFEKDSADDVIGSVLEDLKNAD
- the LOC117128925 gene encoding uncharacterized protein LOC117128925 isoform X11, with the protein product MKNNLKKKGKLLSIAKDCEVEVSIQEDGFRGSWYRAILEQNPTRVTGKKLRVSYKTMFNEDGVSPLKETIERSFIRPVPPECLNEGVVFKEGSVVDAYFNNGWWTGVIVVERPDGSFLVYFDDPPDIMRFIRSQLRPHADWIGSKWVKSKNKVLSQHMFTRGKLVEMTREISESEKEKIWVRALVITEVRKQGDDRRKFLIKRCTISQNSSDEAEGKHLIVDICKIRPSPPRDLCAEYSLNDYVEVVVTHGWRKGRVTEILLENKYKVYFAATKEDAVFNYTEIRLSMEWLGGGSWIRAHEREFENNAGTPIRPGQDSPSNTLATDEDDTLNDDATKIRSDQESPSITLVLESNEEDKVNDDATEITSSLERHRNTSVLEATEAETQNHETIYGKELPLPHESEDMMDDVATPIIDPQEIPRGETMSESNDKIALPKRISETGTKGVVLQRINKRSNLKLVGKVETLLGKEFKKLEDSFLAPVIKMGRKQKLMVFSRHLIHHLLLRRIDIGEKGLWFTFGEQLMRFSLREFHLTTGLPCVVDKDEDEAETSATKKKKKDPWMNKNQTLNTLLKLLVEKSKELTADQRLRLGATILVEGILMASNPVTSIPEERLLRARNFKEFCKYPWGNLAFDYLLKEVKSFTYAKLTENNQYAICGFIYALQLWALSSVNQLGTFFGISDDGIQFPLCLHWKETKALTIEEVNRFDQMEKVDVKCILGDPGLHSDLVEDVDCEFGRVVDLVKRGYRLKRQDWLNRSVDIAVAEAEVDENNSVPGIDATDQEKIEFLNNKVVSLEERVKYLEGLLNIRGETVKETEKSKETEAATKTKVNGQNADYELDENEVLGVYIDAKRKEIAKRKKNGVRPPREVGHQDEDDVEVEVNEEQPQEEEEQQQEDDTEDDVDDGDKESENPETNEGQTQEEEEQHQEDDAEVNEEQPQEEEEQQEEEDTEDDVDDGDKESENPETNEEQKQEEEEQQQEDDTEVNTDVDVGAKENGSENPVKGSKKRGRKVNISQCIRVYKMLFSIIYVTFFIVSSKLKDGEENEDAYEKPVKVTRKSERVTKVNISLCIMLYKMLFSIINVTFFIVSSKLKGGEVNEDASEKPMKGTRKSKRGTKDGEENEYAYEKPVKVTRKSERVTKGKKKGVTPPREVQQQVEDHAETNEDGEGNEDASKKHVKFTKKNGRGNKEHNVGTPKSKKQKKQFEKDSADDVIGSVLEDLKNAD
- the LOC117128925 gene encoding uncharacterized protein LOC117128925 isoform X7 encodes the protein MKNNLKKKGKLLSIAKDCEVEVSIQEDGFRGSWYRAILEQNPTRVTGKKLRVSYKTMFNEDGVSPLKETIERSFIRPVPPECLNEGVVFKEGSVVDAYFNNGWWTGVIVVERPDGSFLVYFDDPPDIMRFIRSQLRPHADWIGSKWVKSKNKVLSQHMFTRGKLVEMTREISESEKEKIWVRALVITEVRKQGDDRRKFLIKRCTISQNSSDEAEGKHLIVDICKIRPSPPRDLCAEYSLNDYVEVVVTHGWRKGRVTEILLENKYKVYFAATKEDAVFNYTEIRLSMEWLGGGSWIRAHEREFENNAGTPIRPGQDSPSNTLATDEDDTLNDDATKIRSDQESPSITLVLESNEEDKVNDDATEITSSLERHRNTSVLEATEAETQNHETIYGKELPLPHESEDMMDDVATPIIDPQEIPRGETMSESNDKIALPKRISETGTKGVVLQRINKRSNLKLVGKVETLLGKEFKKLEDSFLAPVIKMGRKQKLMVFSRHLIHHLLLRRIDIGEKGLWFTFGEQLMRFSLREFHLTTGLPCVVDKDEDEAETSATKKKKKDPWMNKNQTLNTLLKLLVEKSKELTADQRLRLGATILVEGILMASNPVTSIPEERLLRARNFKEFCKYPWGNLAFDYLLKEVKSFTYAKLTENNQYAICGFIYALQLWALSSVNQLGTFFGISDDGIQFPLCLHWKETKALTIEEVNRFDQMEKVDVKCILGDPGLHSDLVEDVDCEFGRVVDLVKRGYRLKRQDWLNRSVDIAVAEAEVDENNSVPGIDATDQEKIEFLNNKVVSLEERVKYLEGLLNIRGETVKETEKSKETEAATKTKVNGQNADYELDENEVLGVYIDAKRKEIAKRKKNGVRPPREVGHQDEDDVEVEVNEEQPQEEEEQQQEDDTEDDVDDGDKESENPETNEGQTQEEEEQHQEDDAEVNEEQPQEEEEQQEEEDTEDDVDDGDKESENPETNEEQKQEEEEQQQEDDTEVNTDVDVGAKENGSENPVKGSKKRGRKDGEENEDAYEKPVKVTRKSERVTKGGEVNEDASEKPMKGTRKSKRGTKVNISQCIRVYKMLFSIINVTFFIVSSKLKGGEVNEDASEKPMKGTRKSKRGTKVNISLCIMLYKMLFSILYVTFFIVSSKLKDGEENEYAYEKPVKVTRKSERVTKGKKKGVTPPREVQQQVEDHAETNEDGEGNEDASKKHVKFTKKNGRGNKEHNVGTPKSKKQKKQFEKDSADDVIGSVLEDLKNAD
- the LOC117128925 gene encoding uncharacterized protein LOC117128925 isoform X13; translated protein: MKNNLKKKGKLLSIAKDCEVEVSIQEDGFRGSWYRAILEQNPTRVTGKKLRVSYKTMFNEDGVSPLKETIERSFIRPVPPECLNEGVVFKEGSVVDAYFNNGWWTGVIVVERPDGSFLVYFDDPPDIMRFIRSQLRPHADWIGSKWVKSKNKVLSQHMFTRGKLVEMTREISESEKEKIWVRALVITEVRKQGDDRRKFLIKRCTISQNSSDEAEGKHLIVDICKIRPSPPRDLCAEYSLNDYVEVVVTHGWRKGRVTEILLENKYKVYFAATKEDAVFNYTEIRLSMEWLGGGSWIRAHEREFENNAGTPIRPGQDSPSNTLATDEDDTLNDDATKIRSDQESPSITLVLESNEEDKVNDDATEITSSLERHRNTSVLEATEAETQNHETIYGKELPLPHESEDMMDDVATPIIDPQEIPRGETMSESNDKIALPKRISETGTKGVVLQRINKRSNLKLVGKVETLLGKEFKKLEDSFLAPVIKMGRKQKLMVFSRHLIHHLLLRRIDIGEKGLWFTFGEQLMRFSLREFHLTTGLPCVVDKDEDEAETSATKKKKKDPWMNKNQTLNTLLKLLVEKSKELTADQRLRLGATILVEGILMASNPVTSIPEERLLRARNFKEFCKYPWGNLAFDYLLKEVKSFTYAKLTENNQYAICGFIYALQLWALSSVNQLGTFFGISDDGIQFPLCLHWKETKALTIEEVNRFDQMEKVDVKCILGDPGLHSDLVEDVDCEFGRVVDLVKRGYRLKRQDWLNRSVDIAVAEAEVDENNSVPGIDATDQEKIEFLNNKVVSLEERVKYLEGLLNIRGETVKETEKSKETEAATKTKVNGQNADYELDENEVLGVYIDAKRKEIAKRKKNGVRPPREVGHQDEDDVEVEVNEEQPQEEEEQQQEDDTEDDVDDGDKESENPETNEGQTQEEEEQHQEDDAEVNEEQPQEEEEQQEEEDTEDDVDDGDKESENPETNEEQKQEEEEQQQEDDTEVNTDVDVGAKENGSENPVKGSKKRGRKDGEENEDAYEKPVKVTRKSERVTKGGEVNEDASEKPMKGTRKSKRGTKGGEVNEDASEKPMKGTRKSKRGTKVNISLCIMLYKMLFSILYVTFFIVSSKLKDGEENEYAYEKPVKVTRKSERVTKGKKKGVTPPREVQQQVEDHAETNEDGEGNEDASKKHVKFTKKNGRGNKEHNVGTPKSKKQKKQFEKDSADDVIGSVLEDLKNAD
- the LOC117128925 gene encoding uncharacterized protein LOC117128925 isoform X2, whose product is MKNNLKKKGKLLSIAKDCEVEVSIQEDGFRGSWYRAILEQNPTRVTGKKLRVSYKTMFNEDGVSPLKETIERSFIRPVPPECLNEGVVFKEGSVVDAYFNNGWWTGVIVVERPDGSFLVYFDDPPDIMRFIRSQLRPHADWIGSKWVKSKNKVLSQHMFTRGKLVEMTREISESEKEKIWVRALVITEVRKQGDDRRKFLIKRCTISQNSSDEAEGKHLIVDICKIRPSPPRDLCAEYSLNDYVEVVVTHGWRKGRVTEILLENKYKVYFAATKEDAVFNYTEIRLSMEWLGGGSWIRAHEREFENNAGTPIRPGQDSPSNTLATDEDDTLNDDATKIRSDQESPSITLVLESNEEDKVNDDATEITSSLERHRNTSVLEATEAETQNHETIYGKELPLPHESEDMMDDVATPIIDPQEIPRGETMSESNDKIALPKRISETGTKGVVLQRINKRSNLKLVGKVETLLGKEFKKLEDSFLAPVIKMGRKQKLMVFSRHLIHHLLLRRIDIGEKGLWFTFGEQLMRFSLREFHLTTGLPCVVDKDEDEAETSATKKKKKDPWMNKNQTLNTLLKLLVEKSKELTADQRLRLGATILVEGILMASNPVTSIPEERLLRARNFKEFCKYPWGNLAFDYLLKEVKSFTYAKLTENNQYAICGFIYALQLWALSSVNQLGTFFGISDDGIQFPLCLHWKETKALTIEEVNRFDQMEKVDVKCILGDPGLHSDLVEDVDCEFGRVVDLVKRGYRLKRQDWLNRSVDIAVAEAEVDENNSVPGIDATDQEKIEFLNNKVVSLEERVKYLEGLLNIRGETVKETEKSKETEAATKTKVNGQNADYELDENEVLGVYIDAKRKEIAKRKKNGVRPPREVGHQDEDDVEVEVNEEQPQEEEEQQQEDDTEDDVDDGDKESENPETNEGQTQEEEEQHQEDDAEVNEEQPQEEEEQQEEEDTEDDVDDGDKESENPETNEEQKQEEEEQQQEDDTEVNTDVDVGAKENGSENPVKGSKKRGRKVNISQCIRVYKMLFSIIYVTFFIVSSKLKDGEENEDAYEKPVKVTRKSERVTKVNISLCIMLYKMLFSIINVTFFIVSSKLKGGEVNEDASEKPMKGTRKSKRGTKVNISQCIRVYKMLFSIINVTFFIVSSKLKGGEVNEDASEKPMKGTRKSKRGTKDGEENEYAYEKPVKVTRKSERVTKGKKKGVTPPREVQQQVEDHAETNEDGEGNEDASKKHVKFTKKNGRGNKEHNVGTPKSKKQKKQFEKDSADDVIGSVLEDLKNAD
- the LOC117128925 gene encoding uncharacterized protein LOC117128925 isoform X1: MKNNLKKKGKLLSIAKDCEVEVSIQEDGFRGSWYRAILEQNPTRVTGKKLRVSYKTMFNEDGVSPLKETIERSFIRPVPPECLNEGVVFKEGSVVDAYFNNGWWTGVIVVERPDGSFLVYFDDPPDIMRFIRSQLRPHADWIGSKWVKSKNKVLSQHMFTRGKLVEMTREISESEKEKIWVRALVITEVRKQGDDRRKFLIKRCTISQNSSDEAEGKHLIVDICKIRPSPPRDLCAEYSLNDYVEVVVTHGWRKGRVTEILLENKYKVYFAATKEDAVFNYTEIRLSMEWLGGGSWIRAHEREFENNAGTPIRPGQDSPSNTLATDEDDTLNDDATKIRSDQESPSITLVLESNEEDKVNDDATEITSSLERHRNTSVLEATEAETQNHETIYGKELPLPHESEDMMDDVATPIIDPQEIPRGETMSESNDKIALPKRISETGTKGVVLQRINKRSNLKLVGKVETLLGKEFKKLEDSFLAPVIKMGRKQKLMVFSRHLIHHLLLRRIDIGEKGLWFTFGEQLMRFSLREFHLTTGLPCVVDKDEDEAETSATKKKKKDPWMNKNQTLNTLLKLLVEKSKELTADQRLRLGATILVEGILMASNPVTSIPEERLLRARNFKEFCKYPWGNLAFDYLLKEVKSFTYAKLTENNQYAICGFIYALQLWALSSVNQLGTFFGISDDGIQFPLCLHWKETKALTIEEVNRFDQMEKVDVKCILGDPGLHSDLVEDVDCEFGRVVDLVKRGYRLKRQDWLNRSVDIAVAEAEVDENNSVPGIDATDQEKIEFLNNKVVSLEERVKYLEGLLNIRGETVKETEKSKETEAATKTKVNGQNADYELDENEVLGVYIDAKRKEIAKRKKNGVRPPREVGHQDEDDVEVEVNEEQPQEEEEQQQEDDTEDDVDDGDKESENPETNEGQTQEEEEQHQEDDAEVNEEQPQEEEEQQEEEDTEDDVDDGDKESENPETNEEQKQEEEEQQQEDDTEVNTDVDVGAKENGSENPVKGSKKRGRKVNISQCIRVYKMLFSIIYVTFFIVSSKLKDGEENEDAYEKPVKVTRKSERVTKVNISLCIMLYKMLFSIINVTFFIVSSKLKGGEVNEDASEKPMKGTRKSKRGTKVNISQCIRVYKMLFSIINVTFFIVSSKLKGGEVNEDASEKPMKGTRKSKRGTKVNISLCIMLYKMLFSILYVTFFIVSSKLKDGEENEYAYEKPVKVTRKSERVTKGKKKGVTPPREVQQQVEDHAETNEDGEGNEDASKKHVKFTKKNGRGNKEHNVGTPKSKKQKKQFEKDSADDVIGSVLEDLKNAD
- the LOC117128925 gene encoding uncharacterized protein LOC117128925 isoform X12 — its product is MKNNLKKKGKLLSIAKDCEVEVSIQEDGFRGSWYRAILEQNPTRVTGKKLRVSYKTMFNEDGVSPLKETIERSFIRPVPPECLNEGVVFKEGSVVDAYFNNGWWTGVIVVERPDGSFLVYFDDPPDIMRFIRSQLRPHADWIGSKWVKSKNKVLSQHMFTRGKLVEMTREISESEKEKIWVRALVITEVRKQGDDRRKFLIKRCTISQNSSDEAEGKHLIVDICKIRPSPPRDLCAEYSLNDYVEVVVTHGWRKGRVTEILLENKYKVYFAATKEDAVFNYTEIRLSMEWLGGGSWIRAHEREFENNAGTPIRPGQDSPSNTLATDEDDTLNDDATKIRSDQESPSITLVLESNEEDKVNDDATEITSSLERHRNTSVLEATEAETQNHETIYGKELPLPHESEDMMDDVATPIIDPQEIPRGETMSESNDKIALPKRISETGTKGVVLQRINKRSNLKLVGKVETLLGKEFKKLEDSFLAPVIKMGRKQKLMVFSRHLIHHLLLRRIDIGEKGLWFTFGEQLMRFSLREFHLTTGLPCVVDKDEDEAETSATKKKKKDPWMNKNQTLNTLLKLLVEKSKELTADQRLRLGATILVEGILMASNPVTSIPEERLLRARNFKEFCKYPWGNLAFDYLLKEVKSFTYAKLTENNQYAICGFIYALQLWALSSVNQLGTFFGISDDGIQFPLCLHWKETKALTIEEVNRFDQMEKVDVKCILGDPGLHSDLVEDVDCEFGRVVDLVKRGYRLKRQDWLNRSVDIAVAEAEVDENNSVPGIDATDQEKIEFLNNKVVSLEERVKYLEGLLNIRGETVKETEKSKETEAATKTKVNGQNADYELDENEVLGVYIDAKRKEIAKRKKNGVRPPREVGHQDEDDVEVEVNEEQPQEEEEQQQEDDTEDDVDDGDKESENPETNEGQTQEEEEQHQEDDAEVNEEQPQEEEEQQEEEDTEDDVDDGDKESENPETNEEQKQEEEEQQQEDDTEVNTDVDVGAKENGSENPVKGSKKRGRKVNISQCIRVYKMLFSIIYVTFFIVSSKLKDGEENEDAYEKPVKVTRKSERVTKGGEVNEDASEKPMKGTRKSKRGTKGGEVNEDASEKPMKGTRKSKRGTKDGEENEYAYEKPVKVTRKSERVTKGKKKGVTPPREVQQQVEDHAETNEDGEGNEDASKKHVKFTKKNGRGNKEHNVGTPKSKKQKKQFEKDSADDVIGSVLEDLKNAD